In the Brassica napus cultivar Da-Ae chromosome A7, Da-Ae, whole genome shotgun sequence genome, one interval contains:
- the LOC106406886 gene encoding 60S ribosomal protein L27a-3: MTTRFKKNRKKRGHVSAGHGRIGKHRKHPGGRGNAGGMHHHRILFDKYHPGYFGKVGMRYFHKLRNKFFCPIVNLDRLWSLVPEDVKAKATKDKVPLIDVTQHGFFKVLGKGHLPENKPFVVKAKLISKTAEKKIKEAGGAVVLTA, translated from the coding sequence ATGACGACGAGATTTAAGAAGAACAGGAAGAAGCGTGGTCACGTCAGCGCCGGACACGGACGTATCGGAAAGCACCGAAAGCATCCCGGAGGTCGTGGTAACGCCGGAGGTATGCACCACCACAGGATCCTCTTCGACAAGTACCATCCTGGTTACTTCGGTAAAGTCGGTATGCGGTACTTCCACAAGCTTCGCAACAAGTTCTTCTGCCCGATCGTGAACCTCGACAGGCTTTGGTCGTTGGTCCCTGAGGATGTGAAGGCGAAGGCTACCAAGGATAAGGTTCCGTTGATCGACGTGACGCAGCACGGGTTCTTCAAGGTGTTGGGGAAAGGACATTTGCCTGAGAACAAGCCTTTTGTGGTGAAGGCGAAGTTGATCTCGAAGACTGCTGAGAAGAAGATCAAGGAAGCTGGTGGTGCCGTGGTGCTCACTGCTTAG
- the LOC106405627 gene encoding coiled-coil domain-containing protein 124, with the protein MPKKMGVNSKAEVARSRKNAAEAEQKDRQTREKEEQYWREAEGPKSKAAKKREEDAEKKAENAAKKAEAKRLAEEEERELEKALKKPDKKVSRVSAPVPKVTEAELIRRREEEQAALAKKAEESKKKQTRMAAEEEYEKMVLVSNTNRDDSIIDARTVDEALAKMSVADNLPVDRHPEKRLKASFKAYEEVEMPRLKEEKPGLTHTQYKDLIWKMWKKSPDNPLNQAAAAE; encoded by the exons ATGCCGAAGAAGATGGGAGTCAACAGCAAGGCGGAGGTCGCCAGATCCCGCAAGAACGCGGCCGAGGCGGAGCAGAAGGATCGCCAGACTCGCGAGAAGGAGGAGCAGTACTGGCGCGAGGCGGAGGGCCCCAAATCCAAGGCGGCGAAGAAGCGGGAGGAGGACGCGGAGAAGAAGGCGGAGAACGCCGCCAAGAAAGCGGAGGCGAAGCGTCTGgctgaggaggaggagagggagCTGGAGAAGGCTCTGAAGAAGCCGGACAAGAAGGTCAGCCGCGTCTCGGCGCCGGTCCCGAAGGTGACGGAGGCGGAGCTGATCAGGAGGCGCGAGGAGGAGCAGGCGGCGCTGGCGAAGAAAGCGGAGGAGTCGAAGAAGAAACAGACGCGCATGGCGGCGGAAGAGGAGTACGAGAAGATGGTCTTGGTGTCGAATACGAATCGCGATGATTCGATCATCGATGCTCGTACCGTTGACGAGGCGCTGGCGAAGATGAGCGTCGCGGATAACCTCCCCGTTGATCGCCACCCGGAGAAAAGGCTCAAGGCTTCCTTTAAG GCTTATGAAGAAGTTGAGATGCCGAGGCTGAAGGAGGAGAAGCCAGGTCTTACTCACACACAGTACAAGGACTTGATTTGGAAGATGTGGAAGAAGTCTCCTGACAATCCTCTTAACCAG GCTGCTGCTGCTGAGTGA
- the LOC125574862 gene encoding beta-arabinofuranosyltransferase RAY1 isoform X1 encodes MKLKGLGAGLISVWLSGFLLIALSFYGTLLLSPSLHNPYFPRESSTAPRITIFTALPSSSSSFDSQAIHSWLALSSQVKVVLFTQHNNNNSSLTDTFGSRLLLDSTVDFTFLGTPFLHSMLARTEAYASDIAVLIDPHTLLLPDFISALNHAHHELDRDWLLVSSSVNIPRFPFHWDQTGRFWRQYNGKRVRFGELQKMISLRSLQSNSSEGGNMIMAWNNVDSPLHCGVLPPFLYQRGTHNQWIVNEALSCKRRFVFDATSTISSVSIGNAEKKFDSRNWEYIGNSHLGKLYGSLSKSYALPKLLKCNKRYILVTASDGFRTREKISACISRSKSRSFLKLDPVKKDQALPPLKFPYDLESLLPLVADKNRTVVLSVAGFSYKDMLMSWVCRARRLAVPNFLVCALDDETYQFAILQGLPVFFDPYAPKNISFNDCHFGSKCFQRVTKVKSRTVLKILKMGYNVLLSDVDVYWFRNPLPLLHSFGPSVLVAQSDEYNTTVPINRPRRLNSGFYFARSDEPTIAAMEKVVKHAATSGLSEQPSFYDTLCGEGGVHRVGNDRCVEPETNLTVHFLDRDLFPNGAYRDIWLKEDVRGECEKKHCYVLHNNWISGRLKKLERQMMKGLWDYDASMRMCV; translated from the exons ATGAAGCTCAAG GGACTAGGAGCTGGGCTGATATCTGTTTGGCTATCTGGGTTTCTCCTAATCGCTCTCTCCTTCTACGGCACTCTTCTTCTCTCCCCTTCTCTCCATAACCCTTACTTTCCCCGAGAGTCTTCCACTGCTCCCAGGATCACCATTTTCACTGCTCTCCCTAGCTCCTCCTCATCCTTCGATAGCCAAGCTATTCACTCATGGCTCGCTTTGTCTTCCCAAGTCAAAGTTGTTCTCTTCActcaacacaacaacaacaactcttCCCTCACCGACACTTTTGGTTCCCGTCTTCTCCTCGATTCCACCGTCGATTTCAC GTTTCTTGGCACTCCGTTTCTACACTCAATGCTGGCAAGAACCGAAGCTTATGCATCCGACATAGCTGTCCTAATAGATCCACACACTCTTCTTCTCCCAGATTTCATCTCAGCTCTAAACCACGCTCACCACGAGCTTGATCGTGACTGGCTTCTTGTCTCTTCCTCAGTAAACATTCCTCGTTTCCCATTCCACTGGGACCAAACAGGACGCTTCTGGCGTCAGTACAATGGGAAAAGAGTGAGGTTCGGTGAG TTGCAGAAGATGATAAGCTTGCGGAGTTTGCAATCGAATTCTAGTGAAGGAGGCAACATGATTATGGCGTGGAACAATGTTGATTCCCCCTTGCACTGTGGAGTGCTTCCACCTTTTTTGTACCAAAGAGGAACTCACAATCAATGGATCGTTAACGAGGCTTTGTCTTGTAAAAGAAGGTTTGTGTTTGACGCCACTTCCACCATCTCAAGCGTCTCTATAGGCAATGCAGAGAAGAAGTTTGATTCAAGAAACTGGGAGTATATAGGAAACTCTCATCTCGGGAAGCTCTACGGCTCTTTGTCTAAGTCTTATGCTTTACCAAAGCTTTTGAAGTGTAACAAGCGTTACATACTCGTTACTGCTTCAGATGGCTTTAGGACGCGAGAGAAGATCTCAGCTTGTATCAGCAGAAGTAAATCAAGAAGCTTCTTGAAGTTAGATCCTGTGAAGAAAGATCAGGCACTGCCGCCGTTGAAGTTTCCTTATGACCTTGAGTCTCTTCTCCCTTTAGTTGCAGACAAGAACAGAACCGTTGTGCTTTCAGTTGCTGGGTTTAGCTATAAGGACATGCTGATGAGTTGGGTCTGCAGGGCGCGTCGCCTCGCTGTTCCAAACTTCTTAGTATGTGCACTTGATGACGAAACTTATCAGTTTGCTATATTGCAG GGTCTGCCAGTTTTCTTTGATCCATACGCACCAAAGAACATTAGCTTCAATGATTGCCACTTTGGATCAAAGTGTTTCCAGAGAGTGACCAAAGTTAAGTCGAGAACAGTTTTGAAGATACTTAAGATGGGCTACAACGTTCTCTTGAGCGATGTAGATGTGTATTGGTTCAGAAACCCATTGCCTCTGCTTCACTCTTTCGGTCCTTCTGTTCTCGTTGCACAGTCTGATGAATACAACACAACAG TACCGATAAACCGACCAAGACGGTTGAACTCAGGATTCTACTTCGCACGTTCAGATGAACCAACGATAGCAGCAATGGAGAAAGTGGTTAAACATGCTGCAACCTCTGGTCTATCAGAGCAGCCTAGCTTCTACGATACACTGTGTGGAGAAGGTGGAGTCCATCGTGTAGGAAACGATAGATGCGTTGAGCCAGAGACGAATCTGACCGTTCATTTCTTGGACAGAGACTTGTTTCCTAACGGAGCTTACAGAGACATATGGCTGAAGGAAGATGTGAGAGGAGAGTGTGAGAAGAAGCATTGCTACGTTTTACATAATAACTGGATCAGTGGGAGACTGAAGAAACTTGAACGCCAGATGATGAAAGGTCTATGGGACTATGACGCATCCATGAGGATGTGTGTGTAG
- the LOC125574862 gene encoding beta-arabinofuranosyltransferase RAY1 isoform X2, producing MLARTEAYASDIAVLIDPHTLLLPDFISALNHAHHELDRDWLLVSSSVNIPRFPFHWDQTGRFWRQYNGKRVRFGELQKMISLRSLQSNSSEGGNMIMAWNNVDSPLHCGVLPPFLYQRGTHNQWIVNEALSCKRRFVFDATSTISSVSIGNAEKKFDSRNWEYIGNSHLGKLYGSLSKSYALPKLLKCNKRYILVTASDGFRTREKISACISRSKSRSFLKLDPVKKDQALPPLKFPYDLESLLPLVADKNRTVVLSVAGFSYKDMLMSWVCRARRLAVPNFLVCALDDETYQFAILQGLPVFFDPYAPKNISFNDCHFGSKCFQRVTKVKSRTVLKILKMGYNVLLSDVDVYWFRNPLPLLHSFGPSVLVAQSDEYNTTVPINRPRRLNSGFYFARSDEPTIAAMEKVVKHAATSGLSEQPSFYDTLCGEGGVHRVGNDRCVEPETNLTVHFLDRDLFPNGAYRDIWLKEDVRGECEKKHCYVLHNNWISGRLKKLERQMMKGLWDYDASMRMCV from the exons ATGCTGGCAAGAACCGAAGCTTATGCATCCGACATAGCTGTCCTAATAGATCCACACACTCTTCTTCTCCCAGATTTCATCTCAGCTCTAAACCACGCTCACCACGAGCTTGATCGTGACTGGCTTCTTGTCTCTTCCTCAGTAAACATTCCTCGTTTCCCATTCCACTGGGACCAAACAGGACGCTTCTGGCGTCAGTACAATGGGAAAAGAGTGAGGTTCGGTGAG TTGCAGAAGATGATAAGCTTGCGGAGTTTGCAATCGAATTCTAGTGAAGGAGGCAACATGATTATGGCGTGGAACAATGTTGATTCCCCCTTGCACTGTGGAGTGCTTCCACCTTTTTTGTACCAAAGAGGAACTCACAATCAATGGATCGTTAACGAGGCTTTGTCTTGTAAAAGAAGGTTTGTGTTTGACGCCACTTCCACCATCTCAAGCGTCTCTATAGGCAATGCAGAGAAGAAGTTTGATTCAAGAAACTGGGAGTATATAGGAAACTCTCATCTCGGGAAGCTCTACGGCTCTTTGTCTAAGTCTTATGCTTTACCAAAGCTTTTGAAGTGTAACAAGCGTTACATACTCGTTACTGCTTCAGATGGCTTTAGGACGCGAGAGAAGATCTCAGCTTGTATCAGCAGAAGTAAATCAAGAAGCTTCTTGAAGTTAGATCCTGTGAAGAAAGATCAGGCACTGCCGCCGTTGAAGTTTCCTTATGACCTTGAGTCTCTTCTCCCTTTAGTTGCAGACAAGAACAGAACCGTTGTGCTTTCAGTTGCTGGGTTTAGCTATAAGGACATGCTGATGAGTTGGGTCTGCAGGGCGCGTCGCCTCGCTGTTCCAAACTTCTTAGTATGTGCACTTGATGACGAAACTTATCAGTTTGCTATATTGCAG GGTCTGCCAGTTTTCTTTGATCCATACGCACCAAAGAACATTAGCTTCAATGATTGCCACTTTGGATCAAAGTGTTTCCAGAGAGTGACCAAAGTTAAGTCGAGAACAGTTTTGAAGATACTTAAGATGGGCTACAACGTTCTCTTGAGCGATGTAGATGTGTATTGGTTCAGAAACCCATTGCCTCTGCTTCACTCTTTCGGTCCTTCTGTTCTCGTTGCACAGTCTGATGAATACAACACAACAG TACCGATAAACCGACCAAGACGGTTGAACTCAGGATTCTACTTCGCACGTTCAGATGAACCAACGATAGCAGCAATGGAGAAAGTGGTTAAACATGCTGCAACCTCTGGTCTATCAGAGCAGCCTAGCTTCTACGATACACTGTGTGGAGAAGGTGGAGTCCATCGTGTAGGAAACGATAGATGCGTTGAGCCAGAGACGAATCTGACCGTTCATTTCTTGGACAGAGACTTGTTTCCTAACGGAGCTTACAGAGACATATGGCTGAAGGAAGATGTGAGAGGAGAGTGTGAGAAGAAGCATTGCTACGTTTTACATAATAACTGGATCAGTGGGAGACTGAAGAAACTTGAACGCCAGATGATGAAAGGTCTATGGGACTATGACGCATCCATGAGGATGTGTGTGTAG
- the BNAC06G43650D gene encoding uncharacterized protein BNAC06G43650D, translated as MTTVKFLCSYGGRIIPRYPDNKLRYHGGHTRVLSVKRSISFAELAVKLGEVCGMKVISLRCQLPTDDLDALVTVSSDEDLANLMEEYDLAATALKIRVFLSPPLSTTSSSSSSNSSTSRSCSPSSPSTVSPKTCPVCVERSHHRNTNKGCYVQRSPSRDQFYLVRN; from the exons ATGACCACCGTTAAATTCCTCTGTAGCTACGGCGGGAGAATCATCCCTCGTTATCCCGACAACAAGCTACGTTACCACGGCGGCCACACACGTGTCCTCTCCGTCAAACGCTCCATATCGTTCGCCG AGCTGGCGGTTAAGCTCGGCGAGGTATGCGGGATGAAGGTGATAAGTCTTCGGTGTCAGTTACCAACGGATGATCTCGACGCGCTTGTCACCGTATCATCCGACGAGGATCTAGCCAACCTCATGGAGGAATATGATCTCGCTGCGACGGCGCTTAAGATCCGTGTCTTCCTTTCTCCTCCGCTTTCAACgacgtcgtcttcttcttcgtcgaacTCATCAACCTCTCGCTCTTGCTCTCCTTCGTCTCCGTCAACTGTGAGCCCGAAGACATGTCCGGTCTGTGTAGAGAGATCGCATCATCGCAACACAAACAAGGGATGCTACGTTCAAAGAAGTCCGAGCCGTGATCAGTTCTATCTTGTCCGCAACTGA